The following proteins are co-located in the Siansivirga zeaxanthinifaciens CC-SAMT-1 genome:
- a CDS encoding UDP-glucose--hexose-1-phosphate uridylyltransferase, with product MNTDLQDYSHKRFNVLTGEWVLVSPHRAKRPWQGQNEAVNNEVRPSHDKSCYLCAGNTRINGEINPDYKDVFVFTNDFAALQTSSKSFNVNDGLLIAQSEQGICKVICFSPDHSKSLADMAPKDIEKVVLTWQKEYKELGENPLINYVQIFENKGAVMGCSNPHPHGQIWSQSTLPNEVYKKDLQQRNYFETNKASLLKNYISQELIQKERIIFENEAFVVLVPFWAIWPFETMIVPKKHQTSILDIENTESLLFAEAIAVITKAYDKLFNTSFPYSSGIHQAPTNGEANSHWHWHMSFYPPLLRSATVKKFMVGYEMFGSPQRDITPEIAAKMVRDLVG from the coding sequence ATGAATACAGATTTACAAGATTACTCACATAAAAGATTCAATGTACTAACGGGCGAATGGGTGCTGGTATCGCCACATCGAGCAAAACGCCCATGGCAAGGACAAAACGAAGCCGTTAATAACGAAGTTCGACCATCGCACGACAAAAGTTGTTATTTATGCGCAGGAAATACACGTATTAACGGAGAAATAAACCCAGATTATAAAGATGTGTTTGTTTTTACAAACGATTTTGCTGCACTTCAAACTTCTTCAAAATCTTTTAATGTAAACGATGGTTTATTAATTGCGCAAAGTGAACAAGGCATTTGTAAAGTAATATGTTTTAGTCCAGACCATTCTAAAAGTTTGGCAGATATGGCCCCAAAAGACATTGAAAAAGTTGTTTTAACCTGGCAAAAAGAATATAAAGAACTTGGTGAAAACCCACTTATAAATTATGTTCAGATTTTTGAAAACAAAGGTGCTGTAATGGGTTGTAGTAATCCGCATCCACACGGACAAATATGGAGCCAGTCGACACTACCCAACGAAGTTTACAAAAAAGACCTGCAACAACGCAACTATTTTGAAACCAACAAAGCGAGTCTTTTAAAAAATTATATTTCACAAGAGTTAATACAAAAAGAACGTATTATTTTCGAGAATGAAGCCTTTGTGGTTTTGGTACCGTTTTGGGCTATTTGGCCTTTCGAGACTATGATTGTTCCTAAAAAACATCAAACCAGTATTCTTGATATAGAAAATACTGAAAGCTTATTATTTGCCGAAGCTATAGCGGTTATAACGAAAGCGTACGACAAACTGTTTAACACGTCGTTCCCCTACTCCAGCGGAATTCATCAAGCCCCAACCAATGGCGAAGCAAATTCACACTGGCATTGGCACATGAGTTTTTATCCGCCTTTGTTACGTAGTGCAACAGTTAAAAAATTTATGGTGGGTTACGAAATGTTTGGTTCGCCACAACGTGATATAACGCCAGAGATTGCGGCTAAAATGGTTCGCGATTTAGTAGGCTAA
- the galK gene encoding galactokinase, whose product MNKELIANVKSNFTEHFNSNPLLIFSPGRINIIGEHTDYNDGFVFPAAVNKGIVAGFEKSNSETSKVIALDLNDSIEFSTSSVSPLPKESWGNYILGVISEIQKTGKKVPNFNMAFSGDIPSGSGMSSSAALENSVVFGLNELFLLGLSKSEMIFISQKAEHNYVGVNCGIMDQYASMFGIKDHALLLDCRSTVAKPFEINFDGYELMLINTNVKHSLSDSAYNDRRSVCENTSKLLGIKALRDATEKDLESIKDKLTEEDFQKALFVIQENQRAELASKAMTEGNLVTLGQLIYGSHEGLQNQYQVSCDELDFLVEQAKLNASILGARMMGGGFGGCTINLIASHAVEAFKEHIAKAYKTKFNKECSIYSVELSDGTGVINA is encoded by the coding sequence ATGAACAAAGAACTCATTGCAAATGTAAAATCAAATTTTACCGAACATTTTAATTCCAATCCGCTTCTTATATTTTCTCCTGGAAGAATAAATATTATAGGCGAACATACCGATTATAATGATGGGTTTGTTTTTCCTGCCGCGGTAAACAAAGGTATTGTTGCAGGTTTTGAAAAAAGTAATTCTGAAACCTCAAAAGTTATTGCTTTAGATTTAAACGATTCGATAGAATTTTCAACATCATCTGTAAGTCCGTTACCAAAAGAAAGCTGGGGAAATTATATTCTTGGTGTTATTTCCGAAATTCAAAAAACAGGAAAAAAAGTCCCTAATTTCAATATGGCTTTTAGTGGCGATATACCGTCAGGCTCTGGGATGTCTTCATCTGCTGCTTTAGAAAACAGTGTGGTTTTTGGACTTAATGAATTGTTCCTGTTAGGACTTTCAAAATCTGAAATGATTTTTATTTCACAAAAAGCAGAACACAATTACGTTGGTGTAAATTGTGGTATTATGGATCAATATGCCAGCATGTTTGGAATTAAAGACCATGCGCTTTTGCTAGATTGCAGAAGCACAGTAGCGAAGCCTTTCGAAATAAATTTTGATGGTTATGAACTTATGCTAATAAATACCAATGTGAAGCATAGCTTATCGGACAGCGCGTATAACGATAGACGCTCGGTTTGCGAAAACACATCAAAACTATTAGGCATAAAAGCTCTTAGAGATGCCACCGAAAAAGATTTAGAATCGATAAAAGATAAATTAACTGAAGAAGATTTTCAAAAAGCATTATTTGTTATTCAAGAAAACCAGCGTGCAGAATTGGCTTCAAAAGCAATGACCGAAGGAAATTTAGTAACATTAGGACAACTTATTTACGGGTCGCATGAAGGATTACAAAACCAATATCAAGTAAGTTGCGACGAATTGGATTTTTTAGTTGAACAAGCTAAATTAAACGCTAGCATTTTAGGAGCTAGAATGATGGGTGGCGGTTTTGGAGGTTGTACTATAAATTTAATTGCTAGCCATGCCGTTGAAGCATTTAAGGAACATATAGCGAAAGCATATAAAACCAAATTTAATAAAGAGTGTTCGATTTACTCTGTAGAACTATCGGACGGAACAGGAGTTATTAATGCCTAA
- a CDS encoding aldose 1-epimerase, which translates to MYTIKPQHNSNNNIEAIELENANKTSYAKILLNLGASLQELKLGNKILIEDLTPLDYKNTYASSILFPFANRIKDGEYTFNNETFSFPVNEPGNNNALHGLVFDKTFEIVKQEATEHQASLTLVYNETLESKGFPYTYTIQLEYILKDTTLDLNVSITNTDTKAFPFTLGWHPYFVSKNLYESSLNFDSNQQLILDERCITTGTKTIENTSVFNIEDKKLDDCFILNSNEVQFNTPDYKVLIHSTSKESFLQIYTPPRANTIAIEPTTGVSDSFNNKMGLQILTPSETYHLNWNIKLL; encoded by the coding sequence TTGTATACAATTAAACCACAACATAATAGCAACAATAACATAGAAGCTATTGAGCTTGAAAATGCTAATAAAACAAGCTATGCAAAAATATTATTAAACCTAGGTGCTAGCTTGCAGGAACTAAAGCTTGGCAACAAAATTTTAATTGAAGATTTAACACCACTCGATTATAAGAACACCTACGCCTCTTCTATTTTATTTCCATTTGCCAATAGAATAAAAGATGGAGAATATACTTTTAATAACGAAACGTTTTCATTTCCTGTTAACGAACCTGGCAATAACAACGCGTTACACGGCCTTGTTTTCGACAAAACATTTGAAATCGTGAAACAAGAGGCTACAGAACATCAAGCATCGCTCACTTTAGTTTATAATGAAACTTTAGAATCAAAAGGGTTTCCATATACCTATACCATACAACTAGAGTATATTTTAAAAGATACTACTTTAGATTTAAACGTTTCAATTACAAATACCGATACAAAAGCGTTTCCTTTTACTTTAGGCTGGCATCCTTACTTTGTTAGTAAAAATCTGTATGAAAGCTCATTAAATTTTGATAGTAACCAACAATTAATTTTAGATGAACGTTGTATAACTACTGGTACAAAAACTATTGAAAATACTTCAGTTTTTAATATTGAAGACAAAAAACTTGATGATTGTTTTATTTTGAATTCAAATGAAGTTCAATTTAATACGCCAGACTATAAAGTTTTAATCCATTCAACTTCTAAAGAAAGTTTTTTACAAATATATACGCCACCAAGAGCAAATACCATCGCCATAGAGCCTACAACAGGTGTTTCTGATAGTTTTAATAATAAAATGGGCTTGCAAATTTTAACCCCATCAGAAACTTACCATTTAAACTGGAACATCAAACTATTATAA
- a CDS encoding purine-cytosine permease family protein gives MTQYHQEEDAIEQIAGGEFERTPVPQSKLKSWKSFLGMYAGEHAAGTEFMIGPLFLTAGVSAFDLIIGLLIGNLLAVLSWRFLTAEIAVKNRLTLYYQLEKICGKNLVTGYNLANGILFCFLAGSMITVSATAVGIPFDMPMPKLSDTLPNGFTWIVIVILIGAVISIIAARGYDTVSKAANWMSPIIVVAFIACGIVALSQLGVSSFSQFWDIWGEGGEPFPGQIKYTFWHVVIWSWFANGAMHIGMSDLSVFRFAKKASSGWTTAAGMYVGHYMAWIAAALLYAVYLKSPEAMTFISNGEAPPVAPGPLAYNAIGFFGIVAVVLAGWTTANPTIYRAGLAFQAIIPKVSTFWVTIIAGTVATIAGIFPAFAMQLLGFVALYGFILAPFGAVIVFEHFFDKKFGIIKNYAEYANIKFNKSVLLAWAISFGLFYFISIQFDIFLSFVTLPAWLLCGVLFLVFSKMYQKKN, from the coding sequence ATGACACAATATCACCAAGAAGAAGATGCAATTGAACAAATTGCTGGGGGAGAATTTGAAAGAACTCCTGTACCACAATCTAAATTAAAAAGTTGGAAAAGCTTTTTAGGTATGTATGCTGGCGAGCACGCAGCAGGTACTGAATTTATGATTGGTCCTTTGTTTTTAACTGCTGGTGTAAGTGCCTTCGATTTAATTATAGGGCTTTTAATAGGTAATTTATTAGCGGTTTTATCTTGGCGTTTTTTAACTGCTGAAATAGCTGTTAAAAATAGGCTTACATTATACTATCAATTGGAAAAAATTTGTGGTAAAAACTTAGTTACGGGATATAACTTAGCAAATGGTATTTTATTTTGCTTTTTAGCTGGTTCTATGATTACTGTTTCGGCTACCGCTGTTGGTATTCCTTTTGATATGCCTATGCCTAAACTATCAGATACGTTGCCCAATGGCTTTACATGGATTGTTATAGTTATACTTATTGGTGCTGTTATCTCAATTATAGCTGCTAGGGGCTACGATACCGTTTCCAAAGCAGCTAACTGGATGTCTCCAATTATAGTGGTTGCTTTTATCGCTTGTGGAATAGTTGCTTTAAGTCAGTTAGGCGTTTCAAGTTTCTCACAGTTCTGGGATATTTGGGGAGAAGGTGGAGAGCCTTTTCCAGGACAAATTAAATATACTTTTTGGCATGTTGTAATATGGTCTTGGTTTGCCAACGGTGCCATGCATATTGGAATGTCTGATTTATCGGTATTTCGTTTTGCAAAAAAAGCAAGCTCTGGATGGACCACAGCAGCTGGTATGTATGTAGGGCATTATATGGCGTGGATTGCGGCGGCTTTATTATATGCTGTATATTTAAAATCACCAGAAGCTATGACTTTCATTTCTAATGGCGAAGCACCTCCTGTAGCCCCTGGTCCATTAGCTTATAACGCTATTGGTTTCTTTGGTATTGTTGCCGTAGTATTGGCAGGTTGGACCACAGCTAACCCAACTATTTACAGAGCTGGTTTAGCATTTCAGGCTATTATTCCTAAAGTTTCTACATTTTGGGTGACAATAATTGCTGGAACAGTAGCTACCATCGCTGGAATTTTCCCCGCTTTTGCGATGCAATTATTAGGTTTTGTTGCTTTATACGGATTTATTCTTGCGCCCTTTGGTGCTGTTATCGTATTTGAACACTTTTTCGATAAAAAATTCGGAATCATTAAAAACTACGCAGAATATGCAAACATTAAATTCAATAAATCGGTTTTATTAGCTTGGGCTATAAGCTTCGGTTTATTTTACTTTATTTCAATTCAATTTGATATATTTTTATCATTTGTAACCTTACCTGCATGGTTATTATGTGGTGTGTTATTTCTTGTTTTTAGTAAAATGTATCAGAAAAAAAATTAA
- a CDS encoding class II aldolase/adducin family protein: protein MSKNIKLEHPRDQITRIISRIYQRGMTTTSGGNISVIDDNGDIWVTPSAIDKGSLRASDIICVKKDGTVIGKHKPSSEFPFHKAIYEVRPDIKSVIHAHPPALVSFSIVRQIPNTNIISQAKHICGPIGYATYELPGSNKLGEIIAEEFKKGFKAVIMENHGTVLGGTDLTDAFERFETLEFCARTILYGSQIGTPNYLTDSQIDAFEAQNNEMLPEMETTSHPSDEVEKRLSICKIVQRSCQQGLMISSYGTVSMRWKGNDFLITPTDVCRWDMNLEDIVQIKDGKREVGKKPSRATWIHQEIYKRNPNVNSIIMTQSPYLMAFGVTKSYLNVRTIPESWIFLQDIPSVKYGDHFKTNTNSKITENCTTALIIENDSVLITGDKLLQTFDYLEVAEFSAKSIVLGASLGDMVPINDNQVEELRQKFLA from the coding sequence ATGTCAAAAAACATAAAATTAGAGCACCCAAGAGACCAAATTACACGAATAATTAGTAGAATTTATCAACGAGGTATGACCACTACATCTGGTGGAAATATTTCTGTAATCGATGATAACGGTGATATTTGGGTAACACCATCGGCTATAGATAAAGGTTCGCTAAGAGCTTCCGATATTATTTGTGTAAAAAAAGATGGTACTGTTATTGGAAAACACAAACCATCCTCAGAATTTCCATTTCACAAAGCCATATATGAAGTTAGGCCAGATATCAAATCGGTAATACATGCCCATCCCCCAGCGCTAGTTTCTTTTAGCATAGTTAGGCAAATACCAAATACAAACATTATTTCTCAAGCTAAACATATTTGCGGACCTATTGGTTATGCAACATACGAATTACCTGGGAGTAATAAATTAGGTGAAATTATTGCTGAAGAATTTAAAAAAGGCTTTAAAGCAGTTATTATGGAAAACCATGGAACCGTTTTAGGCGGTACCGATTTAACTGATGCTTTTGAACGTTTTGAAACCCTAGAATTTTGTGCTCGAACTATTTTATATGGTTCTCAAATTGGAACTCCAAACTATTTGACCGATAGCCAAATAGATGCATTTGAAGCACAAAACAACGAAATGTTACCAGAAATGGAAACAACCTCGCATCCATCTGACGAAGTAGAAAAACGATTGTCAATTTGTAAAATTGTACAGCGTTCTTGCCAACAAGGACTTATGATTAGTTCATATGGAACAGTTTCCATGCGTTGGAAAGGAAATGACTTTTTAATAACTCCTACCGATGTGTGCCGATGGGATATGAATTTAGAGGATATTGTTCAAATTAAAGATGGGAAAAGAGAAGTAGGTAAAAAACCTAGTAGAGCCACTTGGATACATCAAGAAATTTACAAAAGAAATCCAAATGTAAATTCAATCATTATGACGCAATCACCTTATTTAATGGCATTTGGAGTTACAAAGTCTTATTTAAATGTTCGTACCATTCCTGAAAGTTGGATATTTCTACAGGATATTCCTTCTGTTAAATATGGTGACCATTTTAAAACCAATACAAATTCAAAAATAACAGAAAATTGTACGACTGCTTTAATCATTGAAAATGATTCTGTTTTAATTACTGGTGATAAATTGTTACAAACATTTGATTACCTTGAAGTTGCAGAATTTAGTGCAAAATCAATAGTATTAGGTGCGTCACTGGGTGATATGGTACCAATTAATGATAACCAAGTAGAAGAATTACGACAGAAATTTTTAGCTTAA